A genomic stretch from Colwellia sp. Arc7-635 includes:
- a CDS encoding methyl-accepting chemotaxis protein — translation MKNLSLVNTIIILAITLFTIQLISSLSSIIRINTIGVHIQEVASIFMPLTKNTTLITEHQLEQEVEFERAFRFALIADARANQNFKHAVQAFDSLNLSIEKELKDSLHLLQLAEEQLTDENALAQIAELKKSNDWIEKHHADWVVEVEKTFALLALGKTQEVKDLAEHIETEAVALEKQVTGMLKKIELFTEESLHDLKEEEEYVLMAASIILLISFIVTILATRYVTKNVAQNISELRHSIARIAKGDLVTKVTSNLSKEFGINLMRQSLYKTLSIVESSSHKMLIASNELAQVSANVTKTIDEQALQIEQISSAMTEMEATSVEVANHAESTKASTLCATEQVLESRATIENAMNLISQLTISLESSSNNIKELETHSGQISSVLNVINGIADQTNLLALNAAIEAARAGEQGRGFAVVADEVRNLAKRTQESTIQVESMIELFTRGTSEAVLSMSQSTIQGNSSKTATQDTNNIINDIQTAIHEINDMNDQIATAAEEQSCTSKELSRNTISINQLSNDNLLSVSQISKASEELAQISMQLKEQLSQFTLS, via the coding sequence ATGAAAAACCTGTCACTTGTAAATACTATTATTATTCTCGCTATTACGTTATTTACCATACAACTTATTAGTAGCCTATCTTCTATCATTCGTATCAATACTATAGGAGTTCACATCCAAGAAGTTGCCAGTATTTTTATGCCACTAACTAAAAATACCACTTTGATTACTGAACACCAATTAGAACAAGAAGTAGAGTTTGAACGTGCCTTTCGCTTCGCCTTAATAGCTGATGCACGCGCAAATCAGAATTTCAAACATGCCGTTCAAGCCTTTGATTCATTGAATTTATCCATTGAAAAAGAACTCAAAGACTCACTCCATTTATTACAACTAGCAGAAGAACAGTTAACTGACGAAAACGCATTAGCCCAAATAGCAGAGCTGAAAAAAAGTAATGATTGGATTGAAAAACACCACGCAGATTGGGTAGTAGAGGTAGAAAAAACGTTTGCGTTACTGGCCTTAGGAAAAACACAAGAAGTAAAAGATCTAGCAGAACATATTGAAACTGAAGCGGTTGCTTTAGAAAAGCAAGTGACTGGCATGCTCAAAAAAATAGAACTCTTTACGGAAGAGTCTCTTCATGATTTAAAAGAAGAAGAAGAATATGTACTAATGGCTGCAAGTATCATCTTATTAATCTCTTTTATTGTAACAATATTAGCCACTCGTTATGTTACTAAAAATGTAGCGCAAAATATCTCAGAATTAAGACACTCAATTGCACGTATTGCTAAAGGAGATTTAGTCACTAAGGTAACATCAAACTTGAGCAAAGAATTTGGTATTAATTTGATGCGACAGAGCCTTTATAAAACGCTCTCTATTGTTGAAAGTAGCTCTCATAAGATGTTGATCGCAAGTAATGAACTCGCCCAGGTCAGTGCTAATGTGACTAAAACAATTGATGAACAAGCCTTACAAATAGAGCAAATATCTTCTGCGATGACAGAAATGGAAGCAACATCAGTTGAAGTAGCTAATCATGCTGAAAGTACAAAAGCCTCAACACTTTGTGCTACCGAGCAAGTACTCGAAAGTAGGGCTACAATAGAGAACGCTATGAATCTGATATCTCAACTGACGATAAGCCTTGAGAGCTCAAGTAATAATATCAAAGAGTTAGAAACGCATAGTGGCCAAATTAGCTCAGTATTAAATGTTATCAATGGTATTGCTGACCAAACTAATTTACTCGCGTTAAATGCTGCAATTGAAGCCGCTCGAGCAGGTGAGCAGGGACGAGGGTTCGCTGTAGTTGCTGATGAAGTGCGAAATTTAGCCAAACGTACCCAAGAATCAACTATTCAGGTTGAGAGTATGATAGAGCTATTCACTCGCGGCACTAGTGAGGCCGTACTATCAATGTCGCAAAGCACTATTCAAGGCAATTCAAGTAAAACAGCCACTCAAGATACCAATAATATAATTAATGACATTCAAACGGCTATCCATGAAATTAATGATATGAATGATCAAATAGCCACCGCGGCAGAAGAGCAATCATGCACCTCGAAAGAATTATCGCGAAATACCATTAGTATCAATCAGCTATCTAACGATAATTTATTGTCGGTTTCACAAATATCGAAAGCATCAGAAGAGCTTGCTCAAATATCAATGCAATTAAAAGAGCAACTATCACAATTTACACTTTCGTAA
- a CDS encoding M56 family metallopeptidase translates to MINLLLELLWPLTLMLALILSCHSLILKHCSAKITYALWALIPIALLIYLIPMPWQQVAQLPSSTIQRYLVTPSAQLSDFQTNNLLVLWLFGMLLVLGNWLFSHLRFSRQLQLTQMFDADLAIKLPPKLNAFKSDMTYSPMLLGLLPQKLIIPANFASSFTRSQQKLILEHEICHFDRNDIYWNTLALVFVALFWFHPLVWLAYFKFRQDQELSCDQIVLARKQTASRIAYSKALLVVAEYAPTTAFAQLSFKKYGDKYMMFKRIKQIKANTQATKLALVMVSAVSVTLLSGVSFAGNQTDTKAENSQHHATKNIKNEVKPTYRIEPKYPVQAAAEGIEGSVVLKFDIDRAGTVKNVEVVNGSPAYVFDKVAKTALEQWQYEPSNSYHKNNLVQLDFAMDANSARRESLIEQIKVTK, encoded by the coding sequence ATGATTAATCTGCTGCTTGAATTACTTTGGCCGTTAACATTAATGCTAGCGTTAATTTTAAGCTGTCATAGCTTGATTTTAAAACACTGCAGCGCCAAGATAACTTATGCCTTATGGGCGCTGATCCCAATAGCCTTGCTCATTTATTTAATCCCGATGCCATGGCAGCAAGTCGCTCAACTACCCAGTAGCACGATACAGCGTTATTTGGTTACACCAAGTGCACAACTGAGTGATTTTCAGACCAATAACCTACTCGTACTGTGGCTATTTGGCATGTTGTTAGTGCTTGGCAATTGGCTATTCAGCCACCTGCGCTTTAGTCGCCAGCTGCAATTAACGCAGATGTTTGATGCTGATTTGGCTATTAAGTTACCGCCAAAGCTTAACGCCTTTAAAAGTGATATGACCTATAGTCCGATGCTACTTGGTTTACTACCACAAAAACTTATTATTCCAGCCAACTTTGCGAGCAGCTTTACCCGCTCACAGCAAAAATTGATCCTGGAACATGAAATTTGTCATTTTGATCGCAATGACATTTATTGGAACACCTTAGCGCTAGTTTTCGTTGCGTTATTTTGGTTCCACCCTTTGGTTTGGTTAGCTTATTTTAAGTTTCGCCAGGACCAAGAATTATCCTGTGACCAAATTGTTCTGGCGCGCAAACAGACCGCAAGCAGGATTGCATACAGCAAAGCACTATTAGTGGTAGCAGAATATGCACCAACAACAGCCTTTGCCCAACTGTCTTTTAAAAAATATGGAGATAAATACATGATGTTCAAACGTATTAAGCAAATCAAAGCAAATACCCAAGCGACAAAATTAGCTTTAGTTATGGTTTCAGCCGTATCGGTGACCTTGCTATCTGGCGTCAGTTTCGCGGGTAATCAAACGGATACTAAAGCAGAAAATTCACAACATCACGCGACAAAAAACATAAAAAATGAAGTGAAGCCAACTTATAGAATAGAACCTAAATACCCGGTGCAAGCCGCAGCAGAAGGCATTGAAGGCTCAGTAGTATTAAAGTTTGATATTGATCGTGCTGGTACGGTGAAAAATGTCGAAGTAGTGAATGGCTCACCAGCTTATGTATTCGATAAAGTCGCGAAAACAGCGTTAGAGCAATGGCAATATGAACCGTCAAATAGTTATCATAAAAACAACTTGGTACAACTCGATTTTGCAATGGATGCAAACTCTGCTCGACGAGAAAGTTTAATTGAGCAAATCAAAGTGACAAAATAG
- a CDS encoding lytic polysaccharide monooxygenase — protein MKKYTALFTFSLLSSMTLVSISAYSHAYLTSSRAKLCQERQNLNCGPVIYEPQSLEGMDGFSSSGPKDGTIASAGREDQWSLLNEQTPTRWKKVAMTSGSNTFQWNFKALHRTKDYKYYITKQGWDSTQPLSRSAFDLTPFCQVQGNNALPAQKENHRCNVPNRTGYQIILGVWDVSDTDASFYNVIDAEFSKTAPDNNYNDIGDITPTSSLAIGALVKLRLFTNQGELADQTISMAIENIEQGDENTWPKILADKVNVSDILKAGIKNAEGEINSSYGHNDVFAKNGTKIIRTEVFIDNNNVVTPKVNLNVNVNETNYIAGEAMALEIVVEVDEAMDIETQLFFNNISMAYQKQKYIVNNAHFNININNAEQGHYRLVTTGKVLNSAQFIQRTVAIFVAPSSGDNIDEIVAYPTDIGTYLTGSLVKGEDGGIYTCIIAPWCNGSSDYYAPELGLSWQSAWEKRADITPPETPNADYIYPAGKGQYTSSDIVEDDDDEVYRCNITNWCNGNSSYYAPGKGSAWQTAWSRK, from the coding sequence ATGAAAAAATACACTGCTTTGTTTACTTTTAGCTTGTTGAGTTCAATGACATTAGTCAGTATCAGCGCTTATAGCCATGCATACCTCACTTCATCACGCGCTAAGTTATGCCAAGAGCGACAAAATCTAAATTGTGGTCCTGTTATCTATGAGCCTCAAAGCTTAGAAGGCATGGATGGCTTCTCAAGCTCAGGCCCTAAAGATGGCACAATCGCATCAGCAGGTAGAGAAGATCAATGGAGCTTATTAAACGAGCAAACGCCAACACGCTGGAAGAAAGTTGCAATGACATCTGGCAGCAATACTTTTCAATGGAATTTTAAAGCGTTACATCGCACGAAAGATTACAAATATTACATTACCAAACAAGGATGGGACAGCACTCAACCGCTATCAAGAAGCGCCTTTGACTTAACTCCTTTTTGCCAAGTTCAAGGCAACAATGCTCTACCTGCTCAAAAAGAGAATCACCGTTGTAATGTGCCCAATAGAACAGGTTATCAAATCATTTTAGGTGTTTGGGATGTATCAGATACTGATGCAAGCTTTTACAATGTTATCGATGCGGAGTTTTCAAAAACTGCGCCTGACAATAATTATAACGACATTGGCGATATCACTCCGACATCATCACTAGCGATAGGCGCATTAGTTAAGTTACGATTATTTACTAATCAAGGAGAGCTGGCTGACCAAACCATTTCTATGGCAATTGAGAATATTGAACAAGGCGATGAGAACACCTGGCCGAAAATTTTAGCTGACAAAGTTAATGTTTCAGACATTTTAAAAGCAGGCATTAAAAATGCCGAAGGAGAAATAAATTCTAGCTATGGCCATAATGATGTTTTTGCCAAAAATGGCACAAAAATAATACGAACTGAAGTCTTTATTGATAATAATAATGTCGTCACCCCTAAAGTAAACCTCAATGTTAATGTTAATGAAACTAACTATATTGCTGGTGAAGCCATGGCATTAGAGATCGTTGTAGAAGTCGATGAAGCGATGGATATAGAAACGCAGCTGTTTTTTAATAACATTTCAATGGCCTATCAAAAACAAAAATATATTGTGAATAATGCCCATTTTAATATAAATATCAATAATGCTGAGCAAGGCCATTACCGCTTAGTGACGACAGGTAAAGTTCTAAATTCGGCACAATTCATACAGCGCACTGTCGCCATTTTTGTCGCACCATCATCTGGTGATAATATTGATGAAATAGTAGCGTACCCGACAGACATAGGAACCTACCTTACTGGCAGCCTTGTAAAAGGTGAAGACGGTGGGATTTATACCTGTATCATTGCACCTTGGTGTAACGGTAGCAGTGATTATTATGCGCCTGAATTAGGTCTATCTTGGCAAAGTGCTTGGGAAAAAAGAGCCGATATTACACCGCCAGAAACCCCTAATGCTGATTATATTTATCCAGCAGGTAAAGGCCAATATACATCGAGTGATATAGTTGAAGATGACGATGACGAAGTATACCGCTGTAATATCACAAACTGGTGTAATGGTAACTCATCCTATTATGCACCAGGAAAGGGGTCAGCGTGGCAAACCGCGTGGTCGCGTAAGTAG
- the fdx gene encoding ISC system 2Fe-2S type ferredoxin, whose amino-acid sequence MPQIIFLPNADLCPDGAVVQAEKGESVLDVALRNDIGVEHACEKVCACTTCHMIIREGFDSIAESDELEDDMLDKAWGLEPDSRLGCQALVGDEDLVVEIPKYTVNMVSENH is encoded by the coding sequence ATGCCACAAATTATATTTTTACCCAACGCCGATCTTTGCCCAGACGGTGCCGTTGTACAAGCCGAAAAAGGCGAAAGTGTTTTAGATGTAGCACTGCGAAATGACATCGGTGTTGAGCATGCATGCGAGAAAGTTTGCGCATGTACAACTTGCCATATGATCATTCGTGAAGGCTTTGATTCTATTGCTGAAAGTGACGAGCTAGAAGATGATATGTTAGATAAAGCTTGGGGCTTAGAACCAGATTCACGCCTAGGCTGTCAAGCATTGGTGGGTGATGAAGACTTAGTGGTAGAAATTCCTAAATACACCGTTAATATGGTTTCTGAGAATCACTAA
- a CDS encoding BlaI/MecI/CopY family transcriptional regulator: MPNSVPEISDAEFEVLDSLWQKNPASANDIITKLNETKPWHEKTVKTLLNRLVKKQAITYQKQQRSYLYSPLIEREHYLVKQSKTLVDKLFRGHLSPLVTGFAQQSRLKKDDIAALKAIIADWEQEEKDD, translated from the coding sequence ATGCCAAACTCAGTTCCAGAGATCAGTGATGCAGAATTTGAAGTCTTAGATAGTTTATGGCAAAAAAATCCAGCCAGCGCCAATGACATTATTACTAAACTGAACGAAACAAAACCATGGCATGAAAAAACAGTTAAAACGCTACTCAATCGTTTAGTAAAAAAACAGGCGATCACTTATCAGAAGCAGCAACGGAGCTACTTATATTCACCATTAATTGAACGTGAACACTATTTAGTGAAACAAAGTAAAACCTTGGTCGATAAACTGTTTCGTGGTCACCTTTCGCCTCTTGTCACTGGTTTTGCTCAGCAAAGTCGTTTGAAAAAAGACGATATTGCTGCGCTTAAAGCCATTATTGCTGACTGGGAACAGGAGGAGAAAGATGATTAA
- a CDS encoding EAL domain-containing protein: MSELSKSQRIKSLTITNKFATDIFSLNTPSEIWQYLAQNIVEKLGFDDAVIYTLDEGGQTLSRMSGFEKITSANGDNSRNTQIRDTSSNTIVIPFNQGVIGKVAATKKAVLVKDIRKFDSFIVDDATTLSELAVPILFQDQLLGVIDSESAKVNFYTKYHLRTLTALASITAMKISQILKVDGLEDIIENLEYSNKIQDALFEIAELIFKTESIDEFYQHLHQCIGRLTLAKNFFVALLKDEGRRIDFPYAIDEYDPDLAFSSIKIDPELLSITGYTLAKEQPFLLYEQDIQKMLDENKIYIRGTIPKAWLGVPFGHGVNKGIVVVQSYSTDFLFQEKDKKLLSFVAKHINNAIERMEAKQKLQFLALHDPLTHLPNRSLFKDRIQHAFLHCQNNRHENIAILFIDVDRFKDINDNYGHHVGDKLLVAIVNSIIKTLRSTDTLARLGGDEFAILLDGKIDHETICRITEDIISAMAAAFNIDGLNISSTVSIGIATYSAASESAEKLLIDADHAMYQAKLKGRNQYVFFEALEEQNKSSNIKLEYDFDHAIKNQEFIGSYQPLIDFDSGDVIGAEVLVRWQHPKLGLLFPDVFIPTLERSGQIVQLDLYMLRLAVSNLKSWTDWLPNVFKLNVNVSTSGFSSPICIRYLQEQHQQCPDIIERLCVEITEESLIINVGIVKNHLDILKSINIPVALDDFGTGFSSLSYLHQFSLDYLKIDKSFVDDLNEISNKVLILDAVVNLAKTLKIKTTAEGIETAEQYQKLKEIGCDLGQGYHIARPMFDTDFKDFLLKSLSSV, translated from the coding sequence TTGTCCGAACTCTCTAAGTCTCAAAGAATAAAAAGCTTAACCATCACAAACAAGTTTGCGACGGATATTTTTTCGTTAAATACACCAAGTGAAATTTGGCAATATTTAGCGCAAAATATTGTCGAAAAACTAGGTTTTGACGATGCGGTTATTTATACCTTAGATGAAGGAGGGCAAACCTTAAGTCGTATGTCGGGCTTTGAAAAGATAACATCAGCCAATGGTGACAATAGTCGTAATACCCAAATCAGAGATACCTCTTCTAACACGATTGTTATTCCTTTTAATCAAGGTGTTATTGGTAAAGTTGCCGCAACTAAAAAAGCAGTATTAGTAAAAGATATTCGAAAATTTGATAGCTTTATTGTTGACGATGCTACGACTTTATCAGAGTTAGCAGTGCCTATTTTATTTCAGGATCAGCTTTTAGGTGTTATTGACTCGGAAAGTGCCAAGGTCAATTTTTATACTAAATATCATCTGCGCACACTGACTGCACTAGCTTCTATTACCGCCATGAAAATATCTCAAATCCTCAAAGTTGATGGTTTAGAAGATATTATCGAAAACTTAGAATATTCTAATAAAATTCAAGATGCTCTATTTGAAATAGCCGAGTTGATTTTTAAAACGGAAAGCATTGATGAATTTTATCAGCATCTTCATCAATGTATTGGGCGTTTGACGCTTGCCAAAAACTTTTTTGTCGCGTTATTAAAAGATGAAGGAAGGAGAATTGACTTTCCTTACGCCATTGACGAATATGACCCTGATTTAGCTTTTTCAAGCATCAAAATCGACCCAGAATTACTGAGCATTACCGGCTACACCTTGGCCAAAGAGCAGCCTTTTTTGTTATATGAACAAGATATTCAAAAAATGTTGGATGAAAATAAAATATATATTCGAGGTACTATTCCTAAAGCCTGGCTAGGTGTACCTTTTGGTCATGGTGTGAATAAAGGTATCGTGGTTGTTCAAAGCTATAGCACCGACTTTTTATTTCAAGAAAAAGATAAAAAGCTATTATCGTTTGTCGCGAAACATATCAATAACGCTATTGAAAGAATGGAAGCCAAGCAAAAACTGCAATTCTTGGCATTACATGATCCATTAACCCATCTGCCTAACCGTTCGTTATTTAAAGATAGAATTCAGCACGCATTTTTACATTGCCAGAACAATCGTCATGAAAATATCGCGATACTGTTTATTGATGTTGACCGCTTTAAAGATATTAATGACAACTATGGCCATCATGTTGGCGATAAATTACTTGTTGCCATCGTAAACTCTATTATAAAAACCCTTAGAAGCACCGATACCTTAGCGCGTTTAGGTGGCGATGAATTTGCAATATTACTCGATGGTAAAATTGATCATGAAACTATCTGTCGGATCACTGAAGATATTATTTCTGCTATGGCTGCGGCATTCAATATTGATGGTTTAAATATTTCTAGCACTGTCAGTATTGGTATTGCTACTTACAGTGCTGCTAGTGAAAGTGCGGAAAAATTGTTGATTGATGCTGATCATGCGATGTATCAAGCCAAACTGAAAGGGCGCAATCAATATGTGTTTTTTGAGGCATTAGAAGAACAGAACAAATCAAGTAATATTAAACTTGAGTACGACTTTGATCATGCGATTAAAAACCAAGAGTTTATTGGTAGTTACCAGCCATTAATTGACTTTGATAGCGGTGATGTTATTGGTGCTGAAGTTTTAGTACGTTGGCAGCATCCTAAATTGGGACTATTGTTCCCCGATGTTTTTATCCCAACTTTAGAAAGATCAGGGCAAATAGTTCAGCTAGATCTCTATATGTTAAGGCTCGCCGTTAGTAACCTCAAAAGTTGGACTGATTGGTTGCCAAACGTTTTCAAACTGAATGTAAATGTTTCAACATCAGGCTTCTCATCGCCTATCTGTATCCGTTACCTGCAAGAACAGCATCAACAATGCCCAGATATTATTGAGCGACTATGTGTAGAAATCACTGAAGAAAGCTTAATTATCAACGTTGGGATTGTAAAAAATCATTTAGATATTTTGAAAAGTATTAACATTCCGGTCGCTTTAGATGACTTTGGTACTGGGTTTTCGTCATTGAGCTATTTACACCAGTTTTCTTTAGATTATTTGAAAATAGATAAAAGCTTTGTCGATGATTTAAATGAAATCAGTAACAAGGTGCTGATTTTGGATGCGGTAGTAAACTTGGCGAAAACATTGAAAATAAAAACCACAGCAGAAGGTATCGAAACGGCGGAGCAATATCAAAAGCTGAAAGAAATTGGCTGTGACTTAGGGCAAGGCTACCATATCGCCAGACCTATGTTTGATACTGATTTTAAAGACTTTCTTTTGAAGAGCCTAAGCTCTGTTTAA
- a CDS encoding zinc-binding dehydrogenase: MPNTDILPENIVSKTAVAKTMRAIVLPEANEDIRLENIELSVPQCSDNELLIKVEYVGLNPLDAQYAKSGFCHWQYPHVLGLDAVGIVVDAPKGLYPNIGARVMWHASMGDHGVLSEYAKVPNYAVSVVPDNVKPEQAATLPCAGMTALISLDKLQITEGDTLLVEAGAGAVGQIAIQFAKLRGADVFTTAAKCNHKLVKALGADVVFDYKDKKLCQKIRRELGPQGFDAVLDSIGGDTTVRNIELMRFCGRIACLKSLPNFEDELLFRKAPNISIVSLAGAWLANSLCAQQRMSFMSNLLLESLEKGDLAVPEVSLIDFNAEDISAALNKQLAGGFTGKQIVKLTTMINR; encoded by the coding sequence ATGCCAAATACTGATATTTTACCTGAAAACATTGTCTCGAAGACTGCTGTCGCTAAAACGATGCGAGCTATTGTGCTGCCCGAAGCTAATGAAGATATTCGATTAGAGAATATTGAGCTGAGTGTGCCTCAATGTAGTGACAATGAACTGTTAATAAAAGTTGAATATGTTGGCCTTAATCCCTTAGATGCACAGTATGCTAAAAGCGGATTTTGTCACTGGCAATATCCGCATGTACTTGGTTTAGATGCTGTAGGTATTGTGGTTGATGCACCGAAAGGGCTTTATCCTAATATCGGCGCACGTGTTATGTGGCATGCCAGTATGGGCGATCATGGTGTACTTAGTGAGTACGCCAAAGTCCCAAACTATGCGGTATCGGTAGTACCTGATAATGTCAAACCAGAGCAAGCAGCCACCCTGCCTTGCGCTGGCATGACCGCGCTAATCTCACTTGATAAATTACAAATAACTGAAGGTGATACCTTATTAGTCGAAGCGGGTGCAGGCGCAGTTGGCCAAATAGCGATTCAATTTGCCAAACTACGCGGTGCCGATGTATTTACTACGGCGGCGAAATGTAATCATAAATTAGTGAAAGCTTTAGGAGCTGACGTTGTTTTTGATTATAAAGATAAAAAACTTTGTCAGAAAATTCGTCGCGAGTTAGGACCGCAAGGTTTCGACGCGGTATTAGATTCTATTGGCGGTGATACTACCGTGCGTAACATCGAATTAATGCGTTTTTGTGGCCGTATTGCCTGCTTAAAATCTTTGCCAAACTTTGAAGATGAATTACTGTTTAGAAAAGCACCTAACATTAGCATTGTCTCGCTTGCTGGTGCTTGGTTAGCGAATAGTTTATGTGCCCAACAACGCATGAGCTTTATGAGTAATTTACTGCTTGAAAGCTTAGAGAAAGGTGATTTAGCCGTTCCTGAAGTTAGCCTAATCGATTTTAATGCTGAAGATATTTCTGCCGCGCTTAATAAACAGCTTGCTGGCGGCTTTACCGGTAAGCAAATAGTGAAGCTAACCACGATGATTAATCGCTAA
- a CDS encoding TolC family protein: protein MQSVRTLKPLKLKTSLTATAILMAAFLSGCASKIDLANEQNLVSEFVAKANIAGDFSGELNANLTGADETNWWQKLDSSQLNQLVTDALANNHNVNTSQLTLKSALARLGEQKAQYLPQGGVEIGAKRSGLGETNSRQSSANVALDWQLDLFGRITALVDAANASAMSQAEKVRLLQIEVVSSVVKGFVSYQGNVEKQRILTLQIEALAQSIDVLQARVDEGVANDLDLNRTMAQLRQQQALMPAIEYAKYRDLSTLAVLTGRLAQELKLSNEQAILERAFNVSLNAPNKAIALRPDISRALYDFSQANSLSVSASKALLPDISLTSFAGVVSIGSNGFSDTQQQWQVAPQLQWSLLSYPALLAQRDAQQFLTEAAYSDYQQVVLSALSESELSLQLLVNQAQQKHFADERYLFANKAFLQAQAMYEEGQIPYLELLDARQDVLIAQESAVDSTISSLLAKVNAYQSFNGQWSYALSNTK, encoded by the coding sequence ATGCAATCAGTAAGAACGCTTAAGCCCTTAAAGCTTAAAACTAGCCTGACTGCTACGGCGATATTAATGGCAGCGTTTTTATCCGGCTGTGCCAGTAAAATTGATCTTGCCAATGAGCAAAACCTGGTCAGTGAATTTGTTGCTAAAGCGAATATTGCCGGTGATTTTTCTGGTGAACTCAATGCGAATTTAACGGGTGCAGATGAAACAAACTGGTGGCAGAAGCTTGATTCAAGCCAGCTAAACCAGTTAGTGACCGATGCATTAGCCAATAACCATAACGTAAACACTAGCCAATTAACGCTGAAAAGTGCTTTAGCGCGCTTAGGTGAGCAAAAAGCACAGTATTTACCACAAGGAGGTGTTGAAATTGGCGCTAAGCGTAGTGGTTTAGGTGAGACAAATAGTCGCCAATCCAGTGCGAATGTTGCGCTTGATTGGCAACTGGATTTATTTGGCCGCATTACGGCCTTGGTTGATGCTGCAAATGCATCGGCCATGAGCCAAGCAGAAAAAGTGCGTTTATTGCAAATTGAAGTGGTTTCATCAGTCGTTAAAGGTTTTGTAAGTTATCAAGGCAATGTAGAGAAACAACGTATTCTTACCTTACAAATAGAAGCATTAGCGCAAAGTATCGATGTGCTACAAGCACGCGTTGATGAAGGCGTTGCGAACGATCTTGACTTAAACCGCACCATGGCGCAACTGAGACAGCAACAAGCATTAATGCCAGCAATTGAATACGCTAAGTATCGAGATTTATCGACTCTCGCTGTTTTAACGGGCCGTTTAGCGCAAGAGCTGAAGTTAAGCAACGAGCAAGCTATTTTAGAACGCGCATTTAATGTGTCATTAAATGCGCCTAATAAAGCGATTGCACTACGACCAGACATTAGCCGAGCACTTTATGACTTTAGCCAAGCAAATAGCTTGAGTGTTTCAGCAAGCAAAGCACTACTGCCTGATATTAGTTTAACCAGTTTTGCTGGTGTCGTCAGTATAGGTAGCAATGGCTTTAGTGATACCCAACAGCAATGGCAAGTAGCGCCGCAATTGCAATGGTCATTACTGAGTTATCCGGCTTTACTAGCACAACGCGATGCTCAGCAATTTTTAACTGAGGCGGCGTATAGTGATTACCAACAAGTGGTGCTAAGTGCATTGAGTGAAAGTGAACTTTCTCTACAACTATTGGTCAATCAAGCACAGCAAAAGCATTTTGCTGACGAGCGCTATCTCTTTGCTAATAAAGCATTTTTACAAGCCCAAGCCATGTATGAGGAAGGTCAAATACCTTACTTGGAGTTGTTAGATGCGCGTCAGGATGTTTTAATAGCGCAAGAAAGTGCTGTTGATTCAACGATTTCGTCTTTGCTCGCTAAAGTAAATGCCTACCAGTCATTTAACGGGCAATGGAGCTATGCGTTAAGCAACACTAAATAA